From the genome of Ictalurus furcatus strain D&B chromosome 4, Billie_1.0, whole genome shotgun sequence, one region includes:
- the si:ch211-245j22.3 gene encoding guanylyl cyclase inhibitory protein, whose product MGQAATLPCRSGGTYVTELYEWFRKFLNDCPSGLITLHEFRRHFCDGTVGIESAEYAEQIFRTLDNNEDGFVDFREYVMAISMLLEGSSVEKLRWSFKLYDKDKDGAITRSEMLDIMQAVYKMSVAASLTEPNPLTAEECTNRIFTQLDKDNNAIISLEEFIEGALDDEWIREMLACDPNTVKIERPFKGSFKI is encoded by the exons ATGGGACAGGCTGCGACTTTACCCTGCAGAAGCGGCGGCACCTACGTCACAGAACTTTATGAATGGTTTAG GAAGTTCTTAAACGATTGTCCGAGCGGCCTGATCACTCTGCACGAGTTCAGACGCCACTTCTGTGATGGAACTGTGGGAATTGAGTCTGCAGAATACGCTGAGCAGATCTTCCGTACCCTAGACAACAACGAG GATGGATTCGTTGACTTCCGAGAATACGTGATGGCCATTAGCATGCTGTTAGAAGGTTCATCAGTGGAGAAGCTTCGCTGGTCGTTTAAACTTTATGACAAGGACAAGGATGGAGCCATAACACGATCAGAGATGCTTGACATCATGCAG GCTGTGTATAAGATGAGTGTTGCAGCCTCTCTAACCGAACCTAATCCACTGACTGCTGAGGAATGCACCAACAGGATATTCACACAACTAGACAAAGACAACAATG CCATcatcagtctggaggagttcaTTGAGGGGGCACTGGATGATGAGTGGATAAGAGAGATGTTGGCGTGTGACCCCAACACTGTAAAGATAGAGCGACCCTTTAAGGGTTCCTTCAAAATCTAA
- the bmal2 gene encoding aryl hydrocarbon receptor nuclear translocator-like protein 2 isoform X1, with the protein MSATDAAAAAGDRAPGGETGNAMEEGLQSRSVSVSSQVTPTSAAGMASGMELPRKRKGSTDKETKSASVLDEDMEEEQERSEGDDPHVKMKCFREPHSQIEKRRRDKMNNLIDELSAMIPTCNPMSRKLDKLTVLRMAVQHLKSLKGTTSSFAEANYKPSFLPDDELKHLVLRAADGFLFVVGCDRGKIVFVSESVSKILNYTRPELIGQSLFDYVHPKDIGKVKEQLSASELYPRERLIDAKTGLQVQADLPVGATRLYSGARRSFFCRMKCNKVAVKEEKDFQASSSKKKESQRYCTVHCTGYMRTWPTSQLGAEGEAEADKESSHFSCLVAVGRVHPHSIPQANGEVKVKPTEFITRCAMDGKFTFVDQRATTVLGYLPQELLGTSCYEYFHQDDLLHLADRHRKVLRSKEKIETNCYKFKTKYGSFVTLRSQWFSFINPWTKEVEYIVSTNTVMSDKSNSSGSGDKSEQPIDSKALEEDAKKSLPIIPGISNASGTMIYAGSIGTQIANELLDFNRMNSSPSSGNASPFSVLQDKSPLVLAQASSNVPNGEVTESHVPSKSGSEDDSHSGPFPGSENVMEGPSQLDLEGVPGLGSLSSDEADMAVIMSLLETDANLGEGMNFDEMRWSL; encoded by the exons gcaaTGCGATGGAGGAGGGTCTCCAGAGtcgctctgtctctgtttccAGTCAGGTGACCCCCACCTCAGCTGCTGGAATGGCATCTGGCATGGAGCTACCCAGGAAACGCAAGGGCAGCActgacaa GGAAACTAAATCAGCATCAGTGCTGGATGaagacatggaggaggagcaggaaaG gtCCGAAGGGGATGATCCACATGTGAAAATGAAGTGTTTCAG GGAACCTCACAGCCAAATAGAAAAAAGGCGGCGGGACAAGATGAATAACCTGATCGACGAGCTGTCGGCCATGATTCCCACGTGTAACCCCATGTCCCGCAAGCTCGACAAACTCACTGTGCTTCGCATGGCTGTGCAACACCTCAAGTCACTCAAAG GCACAACCAGCTCCTTTGCCGAAGCCAACTACAAGCCTTCATTCCTTCCTGATGATGAACTCAAGCACCTTGTTCTCAGG GCTGCAGATGGATTCCTGTTTGTGGTTGGATGTGACCGGGGGAAGATAGTCTTTGTTTCAGAGTCTGTTTCAAAGATTCTGAACTACACTCGG CCAGAGCTGATTGGCCAGAGTTTGTTTGACTATGTTCATCCAAAGGACATAGGAAAAGTAAAGGAGCAGCTCTCAGCCTCTGAGCTCTACCCACGGGAACGCCTTATAGACGCCAAAA CGGGACTCCAGGTGCAAGCTGATCTCCCTGTAGGAGCCACCCGTCTGTATTCAGGAGCTCGCCGCTCTTTTTTTTGCCGAATGAAGTGCAACAAAGTTGCtgttaaagaagaaaaagacttCCAGGCCAGCTCATCAAAAAAGAAAG AATCACAGCGTTATTGCACGGTGCACTGTACCGGCTATATGCGCACTTGGCCCACCAGTCAGCTCGGAGCAGAGGGTGAGGCCGAGGCCGATAAGGAGAGCTCCCACTTCAGCTGCCTTGTAGCCGTGGGCCGTGTGCACCCTCATTCCATCCCCCAGGCCAACGGAGAGGTCAAGGTCAAGCCCACAGAGTTCATCACTCGCTGTGCCATGGATGGCAAATTCACATTTGTAGATCAACG AGCTACCACCGTACTTGGATATCTACCACAGGAGCTGCTAGGCACATCCTGCTATGAATACTTTCATCAAGATGATTTGCTCCATTTAGCAGACCGACACCGAAAAG ttttgagAAGTAAAGAGAAGATCGAGACAAACTGCTACAAGTTCAAAACGAAATATGGCTCTTTTGTCACCTTGCGAAGTCAGTGGTTTAGTTTTATAAATCCCTGGACCAAAGAAGTAGAATATATAGTGTCAACAAACACGGTCATGTC TGATAAGAGCAATTCCAGTGGATCAGGGGACAAGTCAGAACAGCCAATAGATTCCAAAGCTTTGGAAG AGGATGCAAAGAAATCCCTCCCCATCATCCCAGGCATCTCGAATGCTTCGGGCACTATGATTTATGCTGGAAGTATCGGAACACAAATAGCTAATGAGCTACTGGATTTTAATAG GATGAACTCTTCCCCATCCAGTGGCAATGCCAGCCCCTTCAGTGTGCTGCAGGACAAATCTCCACTGGTTCTCGCTCAAGCCAGCAGCAAT GTGCCAAATGGGGAAGTGACAGAATCGCATGTGCCCAGCAAGTCAGGCTCGGAGGATGATTCGCATAGTGGACCCTTTCCTGGAAGTGAAAATGTCATGg AGGGACCATCTCAGTTGGATCTAGAAGGGGTCCCAGGTCTAGGAAGTTTAAGCAGCGATGAGGCCGACATGGCAGTCATAATGAGCCTGCTGGAAACTGACGCCAACCTGGGAGAGGGCATGAACTTTGATGAGATGCGCTGGTCTCTCTAA
- the bmal2 gene encoding aryl hydrocarbon receptor nuclear translocator-like protein 2 isoform X3: MSATDAAAAAGDRAPGGETGNAMEEGLQSRSVSVSSQVTPTSAAGMASGMELPRKRKGSTDKETKSASVLDEDMEEEQERSEGDDPHVKMKCFREPHSQIEKRRRDKMNNLIDELSAMIPTCNPMSRKLDKLTVLRMAVQHLKSLKGTTSSFAEANYKPSFLPDDELKHLVLRAADGFLFVVGCDRGKIVFVSESVSKILNYTRPELIGQSLFDYVHPKDIGKVKEQLSASELYPRERLIDAKTGLQVQADLPVGATRLYSGARRSFFCRMKCNKVAVKEEKDFQASSSKKKESQRYCTVHCTGYMRTWPTSQLGAEGEAEADKESSHFSCLVAVGRVHPHSIPQANGEVKVKPTEFITRCAMDGKFTFVDQRATTVLGYLPQELLGTSCYEYFHQDDLLHLADRHRKEDAKKSLPIIPGISNASGTMIYAGSIGTQIANELLDFNRMNSSPSSGNASPFSVLQDKSPLVLAQASSNVPNGEVTESHVPSKSGSEDDSHSGPFPGSENVMEGPSQLDLEGVPGLGSLSSDEADMAVIMSLLETDANLGEGMNFDEMRWSL, encoded by the exons gcaaTGCGATGGAGGAGGGTCTCCAGAGtcgctctgtctctgtttccAGTCAGGTGACCCCCACCTCAGCTGCTGGAATGGCATCTGGCATGGAGCTACCCAGGAAACGCAAGGGCAGCActgacaa GGAAACTAAATCAGCATCAGTGCTGGATGaagacatggaggaggagcaggaaaG gtCCGAAGGGGATGATCCACATGTGAAAATGAAGTGTTTCAG GGAACCTCACAGCCAAATAGAAAAAAGGCGGCGGGACAAGATGAATAACCTGATCGACGAGCTGTCGGCCATGATTCCCACGTGTAACCCCATGTCCCGCAAGCTCGACAAACTCACTGTGCTTCGCATGGCTGTGCAACACCTCAAGTCACTCAAAG GCACAACCAGCTCCTTTGCCGAAGCCAACTACAAGCCTTCATTCCTTCCTGATGATGAACTCAAGCACCTTGTTCTCAGG GCTGCAGATGGATTCCTGTTTGTGGTTGGATGTGACCGGGGGAAGATAGTCTTTGTTTCAGAGTCTGTTTCAAAGATTCTGAACTACACTCGG CCAGAGCTGATTGGCCAGAGTTTGTTTGACTATGTTCATCCAAAGGACATAGGAAAAGTAAAGGAGCAGCTCTCAGCCTCTGAGCTCTACCCACGGGAACGCCTTATAGACGCCAAAA CGGGACTCCAGGTGCAAGCTGATCTCCCTGTAGGAGCCACCCGTCTGTATTCAGGAGCTCGCCGCTCTTTTTTTTGCCGAATGAAGTGCAACAAAGTTGCtgttaaagaagaaaaagacttCCAGGCCAGCTCATCAAAAAAGAAAG AATCACAGCGTTATTGCACGGTGCACTGTACCGGCTATATGCGCACTTGGCCCACCAGTCAGCTCGGAGCAGAGGGTGAGGCCGAGGCCGATAAGGAGAGCTCCCACTTCAGCTGCCTTGTAGCCGTGGGCCGTGTGCACCCTCATTCCATCCCCCAGGCCAACGGAGAGGTCAAGGTCAAGCCCACAGAGTTCATCACTCGCTGTGCCATGGATGGCAAATTCACATTTGTAGATCAACG AGCTACCACCGTACTTGGATATCTACCACAGGAGCTGCTAGGCACATCCTGCTATGAATACTTTCATCAAGATGATTTGCTCCATTTAGCAGACCGACACCGAAAAG AGGATGCAAAGAAATCCCTCCCCATCATCCCAGGCATCTCGAATGCTTCGGGCACTATGATTTATGCTGGAAGTATCGGAACACAAATAGCTAATGAGCTACTGGATTTTAATAG GATGAACTCTTCCCCATCCAGTGGCAATGCCAGCCCCTTCAGTGTGCTGCAGGACAAATCTCCACTGGTTCTCGCTCAAGCCAGCAGCAAT GTGCCAAATGGGGAAGTGACAGAATCGCATGTGCCCAGCAAGTCAGGCTCGGAGGATGATTCGCATAGTGGACCCTTTCCTGGAAGTGAAAATGTCATGg AGGGACCATCTCAGTTGGATCTAGAAGGGGTCCCAGGTCTAGGAAGTTTAAGCAGCGATGAGGCCGACATGGCAGTCATAATGAGCCTGCTGGAAACTGACGCCAACCTGGGAGAGGGCATGAACTTTGATGAGATGCGCTGGTCTCTCTAA
- the bmal2 gene encoding aryl hydrocarbon receptor nuclear translocator-like protein 2 isoform X2: MEEEQERSEGDDPHVKMKCFREPHSQIEKRRRDKMNNLIDELSAMIPTCNPMSRKLDKLTVLRMAVQHLKSLKGTTSSFAEANYKPSFLPDDELKHLVLRAADGFLFVVGCDRGKIVFVSESVSKILNYTRPELIGQSLFDYVHPKDIGKVKEQLSASELYPRERLIDAKTGLQVQADLPVGATRLYSGARRSFFCRMKCNKVAVKEEKDFQASSSKKKESQRYCTVHCTGYMRTWPTSQLGAEGEAEADKESSHFSCLVAVGRVHPHSIPQANGEVKVKPTEFITRCAMDGKFTFVDQRATTVLGYLPQELLGTSCYEYFHQDDLLHLADRHRKVLRSKEKIETNCYKFKTKYGSFVTLRSQWFSFINPWTKEVEYIVSTNTVMSDKSNSSGSGDKSEQPIDSKALEEDAKKSLPIIPGISNASGTMIYAGSIGTQIANELLDFNRMNSSPSSGNASPFSVLQDKSPLVLAQASSNVPNGEVTESHVPSKSGSEDDSHSGPFPGSENVMEGPSQLDLEGVPGLGSLSSDEADMAVIMSLLETDANLGEGMNFDEMRWSL; this comes from the exons atggaggaggagcaggaaaG gtCCGAAGGGGATGATCCACATGTGAAAATGAAGTGTTTCAG GGAACCTCACAGCCAAATAGAAAAAAGGCGGCGGGACAAGATGAATAACCTGATCGACGAGCTGTCGGCCATGATTCCCACGTGTAACCCCATGTCCCGCAAGCTCGACAAACTCACTGTGCTTCGCATGGCTGTGCAACACCTCAAGTCACTCAAAG GCACAACCAGCTCCTTTGCCGAAGCCAACTACAAGCCTTCATTCCTTCCTGATGATGAACTCAAGCACCTTGTTCTCAGG GCTGCAGATGGATTCCTGTTTGTGGTTGGATGTGACCGGGGGAAGATAGTCTTTGTTTCAGAGTCTGTTTCAAAGATTCTGAACTACACTCGG CCAGAGCTGATTGGCCAGAGTTTGTTTGACTATGTTCATCCAAAGGACATAGGAAAAGTAAAGGAGCAGCTCTCAGCCTCTGAGCTCTACCCACGGGAACGCCTTATAGACGCCAAAA CGGGACTCCAGGTGCAAGCTGATCTCCCTGTAGGAGCCACCCGTCTGTATTCAGGAGCTCGCCGCTCTTTTTTTTGCCGAATGAAGTGCAACAAAGTTGCtgttaaagaagaaaaagacttCCAGGCCAGCTCATCAAAAAAGAAAG AATCACAGCGTTATTGCACGGTGCACTGTACCGGCTATATGCGCACTTGGCCCACCAGTCAGCTCGGAGCAGAGGGTGAGGCCGAGGCCGATAAGGAGAGCTCCCACTTCAGCTGCCTTGTAGCCGTGGGCCGTGTGCACCCTCATTCCATCCCCCAGGCCAACGGAGAGGTCAAGGTCAAGCCCACAGAGTTCATCACTCGCTGTGCCATGGATGGCAAATTCACATTTGTAGATCAACG AGCTACCACCGTACTTGGATATCTACCACAGGAGCTGCTAGGCACATCCTGCTATGAATACTTTCATCAAGATGATTTGCTCCATTTAGCAGACCGACACCGAAAAG ttttgagAAGTAAAGAGAAGATCGAGACAAACTGCTACAAGTTCAAAACGAAATATGGCTCTTTTGTCACCTTGCGAAGTCAGTGGTTTAGTTTTATAAATCCCTGGACCAAAGAAGTAGAATATATAGTGTCAACAAACACGGTCATGTC TGATAAGAGCAATTCCAGTGGATCAGGGGACAAGTCAGAACAGCCAATAGATTCCAAAGCTTTGGAAG AGGATGCAAAGAAATCCCTCCCCATCATCCCAGGCATCTCGAATGCTTCGGGCACTATGATTTATGCTGGAAGTATCGGAACACAAATAGCTAATGAGCTACTGGATTTTAATAG GATGAACTCTTCCCCATCCAGTGGCAATGCCAGCCCCTTCAGTGTGCTGCAGGACAAATCTCCACTGGTTCTCGCTCAAGCCAGCAGCAAT GTGCCAAATGGGGAAGTGACAGAATCGCATGTGCCCAGCAAGTCAGGCTCGGAGGATGATTCGCATAGTGGACCCTTTCCTGGAAGTGAAAATGTCATGg AGGGACCATCTCAGTTGGATCTAGAAGGGGTCCCAGGTCTAGGAAGTTTAAGCAGCGATGAGGCCGACATGGCAGTCATAATGAGCCTGCTGGAAACTGACGCCAACCTGGGAGAGGGCATGAACTTTGATGAGATGCGCTGGTCTCTCTAA
- the bmal2 gene encoding aryl hydrocarbon receptor nuclear translocator-like protein 2 isoform X4 — MNNLIDELSAMIPTCNPMSRKLDKLTVLRMAVQHLKSLKGTTSSFAEANYKPSFLPDDELKHLVLRAADGFLFVVGCDRGKIVFVSESVSKILNYTRPELIGQSLFDYVHPKDIGKVKEQLSASELYPRERLIDAKTGLQVQADLPVGATRLYSGARRSFFCRMKCNKVAVKEEKDFQASSSKKKESQRYCTVHCTGYMRTWPTSQLGAEGEAEADKESSHFSCLVAVGRVHPHSIPQANGEVKVKPTEFITRCAMDGKFTFVDQRATTVLGYLPQELLGTSCYEYFHQDDLLHLADRHRKVLRSKEKIETNCYKFKTKYGSFVTLRSQWFSFINPWTKEVEYIVSTNTVMSDKSNSSGSGDKSEQPIDSKALEEDAKKSLPIIPGISNASGTMIYAGSIGTQIANELLDFNRMNSSPSSGNASPFSVLQDKSPLVLAQASSNVPNGEVTESHVPSKSGSEDDSHSGPFPGSENVMEGPSQLDLEGVPGLGSLSSDEADMAVIMSLLETDANLGEGMNFDEMRWSL, encoded by the exons ATGAATAACCTGATCGACGAGCTGTCGGCCATGATTCCCACGTGTAACCCCATGTCCCGCAAGCTCGACAAACTCACTGTGCTTCGCATGGCTGTGCAACACCTCAAGTCACTCAAAG GCACAACCAGCTCCTTTGCCGAAGCCAACTACAAGCCTTCATTCCTTCCTGATGATGAACTCAAGCACCTTGTTCTCAGG GCTGCAGATGGATTCCTGTTTGTGGTTGGATGTGACCGGGGGAAGATAGTCTTTGTTTCAGAGTCTGTTTCAAAGATTCTGAACTACACTCGG CCAGAGCTGATTGGCCAGAGTTTGTTTGACTATGTTCATCCAAAGGACATAGGAAAAGTAAAGGAGCAGCTCTCAGCCTCTGAGCTCTACCCACGGGAACGCCTTATAGACGCCAAAA CGGGACTCCAGGTGCAAGCTGATCTCCCTGTAGGAGCCACCCGTCTGTATTCAGGAGCTCGCCGCTCTTTTTTTTGCCGAATGAAGTGCAACAAAGTTGCtgttaaagaagaaaaagacttCCAGGCCAGCTCATCAAAAAAGAAAG AATCACAGCGTTATTGCACGGTGCACTGTACCGGCTATATGCGCACTTGGCCCACCAGTCAGCTCGGAGCAGAGGGTGAGGCCGAGGCCGATAAGGAGAGCTCCCACTTCAGCTGCCTTGTAGCCGTGGGCCGTGTGCACCCTCATTCCATCCCCCAGGCCAACGGAGAGGTCAAGGTCAAGCCCACAGAGTTCATCACTCGCTGTGCCATGGATGGCAAATTCACATTTGTAGATCAACG AGCTACCACCGTACTTGGATATCTACCACAGGAGCTGCTAGGCACATCCTGCTATGAATACTTTCATCAAGATGATTTGCTCCATTTAGCAGACCGACACCGAAAAG ttttgagAAGTAAAGAGAAGATCGAGACAAACTGCTACAAGTTCAAAACGAAATATGGCTCTTTTGTCACCTTGCGAAGTCAGTGGTTTAGTTTTATAAATCCCTGGACCAAAGAAGTAGAATATATAGTGTCAACAAACACGGTCATGTC TGATAAGAGCAATTCCAGTGGATCAGGGGACAAGTCAGAACAGCCAATAGATTCCAAAGCTTTGGAAG AGGATGCAAAGAAATCCCTCCCCATCATCCCAGGCATCTCGAATGCTTCGGGCACTATGATTTATGCTGGAAGTATCGGAACACAAATAGCTAATGAGCTACTGGATTTTAATAG GATGAACTCTTCCCCATCCAGTGGCAATGCCAGCCCCTTCAGTGTGCTGCAGGACAAATCTCCACTGGTTCTCGCTCAAGCCAGCAGCAAT GTGCCAAATGGGGAAGTGACAGAATCGCATGTGCCCAGCAAGTCAGGCTCGGAGGATGATTCGCATAGTGGACCCTTTCCTGGAAGTGAAAATGTCATGg AGGGACCATCTCAGTTGGATCTAGAAGGGGTCCCAGGTCTAGGAAGTTTAAGCAGCGATGAGGCCGACATGGCAGTCATAATGAGCCTGCTGGAAACTGACGCCAACCTGGGAGAGGGCATGAACTTTGATGAGATGCGCTGGTCTCTCTAA